The Verrucomicrobiota bacterium DNA segment TTCTTTTTCGCCAGACTTCGTTGCTTGCTCCTTACAGATCCACTTCGGGATATGCTCGTCGCTCGCGCCTCGTCTGGCCGAAAAATCCCTTGCCGCGAACGTGAGCGTATTTATGAAATGGACCACTAAGCCCTCTTTATGGCGCTATCGGAGAGAAAGGGGCAGGCAGGATGCCTGCCCTACTTTTGCCGATGATTGAAGGCGACGGCGTCGGCGTATCGGATGCCCGTGCCGCCGAAGATATCGAGCGCGGAACCGATCGTGAGATCGATCCGGTCCCGGCCAAGGCGAGTCACTTGCTCCAGATCCGCCAGCGACCGCGCGCCGCCCGCGTAGGTCGTGGGAATCGGCGACCATTGGCCGAGCCGCTCCACCAAGGACGCGTCGATGCCCTGGCACAGGCCTTCGACATCGACCGCGTGAATCAGGAATTCGGCGCAGGCGCCAGCCAGGCGCTCCAGGGTTTGTTTCGAGATCGTCAGTTCGGTGAATTTCTGCCAGCGGTCGGTGACGACGAAGTAGTCTTCGCCCCGGCGCCGGCAGCTCAGGTCCAGGACGAGGCGGCTTTTCCCAACGGCAGCAACGAGAGCGTTCAGGCGTTCTTGATCGAGTTTTCCTCCGCGAAACACCCAGGAGGTGACGATGGCGTGGGACGCGCCGGCGTCGAGGTACTGCCGGGCGTTGTCGATCGTGATGCCACCGCCGATTTGAAGTCCGCCGGGGTACGCGGCGAGCGCTTCGCGTGCGGCCGCGTCGTTGCCCGGGCCGAGCATGATGACGTGGCCGCCTTGGAGTCCGTCTTTTTTGTAGAGCTGGGCGAACCACGCGCTGGGGCGGTCGGCGACGAAGTTCGTGCGCAGGTTCGACGGGTCGCCGCCCAGCGTGCCGCCGACAATCTGCTTCACTTTGCCTTCGTGAAGGTCAATGCAGGGACGAAACATGATTCACGCTCTGCATCATCACGGCTGGGGCGCTACCCGGAGCGCCTCGATGGGAAACTCGGTTTTGCCGATCATGGCTTTGCCTTCGATGCGCTCATTCTGGAGAAGCCGAAGCTGCTGGTTCGTGTTGTTGAAATTCAGATACTGGCCGGTGAACACGACCTTCCGATTCAGACTGCGATTGGTCCCTGTGGCCGAGAACGAAAAGTTTGCTCCCTCGGGAATCCCAACCGCGTTGGGGGTTGGCGCAGTTTGCTTCTGAAATAAGTCCGCATTGTTCTGAAATCTGCTTTGAACTGGCACCCCTCGCGCCGGCGCTTCTCGCGACGCCACCGCCGAAGTCGCTGCCACTCCCTGCATCCAGACTTGAACGGTCCCTTCGTAAACCGAGCCATCGGCGTCGAAGACCAGAATGTTGCTGCCTTGCCGCTGGACTTGAAACGAGTTCAGGACATTCGTGATTGGCGGCGGCGAATTGCGATTGGAACGCAGCCGGGCGCGCGTATCGATTTGGCTGAATTGCAGACGGGGCCAGCCGGCTTCCTGCTCGGTCAACCCGCGCGCCGGATCAGTCTGAAAATAAGACGGCTGCGCGGCGTTCGAAACGATTGCTGCCGGGGCTTCAGGCGCCCTGGCCACGAGGACTGCTTCCGAGCGAGACGGCTCAGCGGTCGCGCCTTTCGCAGCGCGATCGGCGGCGGTCTTGTTGTCGGCGAGCAGCGCGGAGCGTTCTTCCACCTTGCGGCCCGGAATGGCTTTGTCTCCGGCGCCGTCCAACGACTGCGCGGCACCCGCGGTGGCCGCGAGCGGTAAAGTCGGCGCCGGGGACGGTGTGGCGTCCGCAATCTGGCTGGCAGCGGCTTTCAAGGCTGGGGCGCCTTTTCTGGCGAGTCCCTCGGCGGCTTGTAGATTTTCTCCTGTAAATCCGCCAGGCTGCCGAGCTCGCGATAAAGACAGGGAATCCGCCGGAGGCGCCGGTTTCAAAGTCAGCGGCGCGGTGTTTTCGCTGAGTCGGGCCAGGCTCTCCTGCGCGACGGCGGGTTCTTGCATCAATTCGCGCTCAATCGTTTGGGAAGGCGCCGCGGGCGGCGTGGCGACGGAGTTTTGCGAAAGCACCGGCATTGGCTCGCTCGCCTGTGGAGGCGCCGCGGGCGCAGTTTGTGGGGGCGCGGTCAACGGTTCTTGCCCCGCGTTCTTCGCCAGTTCGAAGCTGGGCGGCAATTTCTCTTGCCCGGTCCTGGGCGTGACCAGCGCGAGGACGACGACAAGGACGGCCAGCCCCGACGCGAAAGCGAGCCGCGGCCAGAATCCGGCGAACCACCGCAGCCACGCGGGCGGTTTGGCGGCGGCTGATTTTGGAAACGTTCGCGTCACTTCCGCTTGCAACACGCGGCGGGTGGCCTCGGGCATTTCGAGCGGGGGACCGGCTTCCTCACGGCGTTGCCGGGCGCAAGCTTTCAGAAGCTGATCCGTGTTGTTTTCGGGCGTGTCAGCCATACGACACCTCATTAGACGGAGAACGGCGTGGATTTCTCCCGCGCGAGGATCGGCCGGGCGAGGGCCTCCAGGCGGTCCAGGCATTTGCTGAGCCGGGAACTGACCGTCTTCGGGTTCAACTGCAACGTGGCCGCGATCTCGTCATAGCTCAGGTCGGCGAAGTAGCGGAGTTCGATAATCTCGCGGCACGGCTCTCCGAGTTGGTCGAGGGCGTGGCGGACCCCGGCCATGCGTTCCGCGTTCATCAACTGCGCATCGGGACCCGGCGCGCTGCTGGGCGGGTCCAGCGTGAGGCCGTTTTCCGGATCTTCCGCTTGCAGCGAAAGCGGCGCCTGGCCGCCTCCGCGCTTGGCGGCGCGCTGGCGTTCGCAAAAATCGCGCGCTTTGTTGGCGGCGATCCGAAAGAGCCAGGTCTGGAACTGGCTCGCGCCCTGAAAGGACGCGAGGTTCCGAATCACGGAAAGGAACGCTTCCTGGCAAATCTCTTCGACGTCCTCGCGGGAGAAGTCGGCCCCAAGCTGAAACACAAACCGCGCCGTGGCGGAGTAATGGGCGTCGAACAGTTCGTTCCAGGCGTCCGGCTCGCCCTGGCGGCAGCGCGCGAGCAACCTGGCTTCAGCGTCGGAACTCATTTCAACGCAGTTATACTCTAGCCGGGAAAGATTTTCCACCTTGCAGAACTGCGACTCGCAATTTTGCCGCGACCTTTTAGGATGCGCGCCATGACTTTCAAACGTCTGCACGCGCTCGCCGGGTTCGCGATGCTCCTGGCTGCGGTCCATGGCGCTCTGGCCGCGGAACCTTCTGTCGATTCCAAAGACCTCCCGCGCATTCCGCCAACCGAGCCGGCCCGGGCGCTGGGCACCTTTCAGGTCAAACCGGGATTCAAGATGGAACTGGTCGCGGCGGAACCGCTCGTCGTGGACCCCATTGCGATGTCGTTCGACGAGAACGGCCGATTGTTCGTCGTCGAGATGATCGATTACTCCGAGCGAAGAGACGAGCACCTCGGCCGAGTCCGGCTGCTGGAGGACACCGACGGCGATGGCCGTTTCGACCAATCGACCGTTTACGCGAAAGACCTTCCCTGGCCCACCGCCGTCATCTGCTATGACGGCGGAGTCTTTGTCGGCGCCAGCCCCGACGTGCTTTTCTTGAAGGACACCAACGGCGACGGCGTGGCCGACACGCGGGAAGTGATTTTCACGGGTTTTGCCGCGGGCGTCGAGCGATTGAATGTGCAGGCGCTTTTGAACAGCTTCACCTGGGGGCTGGACAACCGCATTCACGGGGCCACGAGCGGCAACGGCGGACGCGTGGCTTCGCCAAAGAACCCGCAAATGCAGCTCGTCGAATTGCGCGGGCGCGATTTTTCGTTTGATCCGCGCACGCTGGATTTGCGCGCGGAGAGCGGAGGCGGGCAGCACGGCCTGAGTTTCGATGACGCGGGGCGGAAGTTCGTTTGCAGCAACAGCGCCCACCTTCAGATGCTGATGTACGACGACGCAGACGTGAAGGCCAACCCGCGGTTCTCAATGCCGAACCCGCTCGTGAACATCGCCGAAGACGGTCCGGCCGCCGCGGTCTATCGCATCAGCCCGGACGAACCCTGGCGCGTCATCCGGACGCGCTGGCGCGTGGCCGGGTTGGTGCCGGGACCCATCGAAGGCGGCGGCCATCCGTCCGGGTATTTTACCGCCGCCACCGGCGTGACGATTTATCGCGGCAACGCGTGGCCCAAGGAATATCGCGGCAACGTCATCGTCGCGGATTGCGGGAGCAACTTGATCCATCGCAAGCAACTCTTCCCGGAAGGAGCAAGCCTGGTCGGGCGGCGGCCGGCGGACGAATTGAAAACCGAATTCATCGCGTCGAAGGACAACTGGTTTCGCCCGGTGCAATTTGCCAACGCGCCGGACGGGACGCTCTATGTCGCGGACATGTATCGCGAAATCATCGAACATCCGTGGTCGCTGCCCCCCAACATCAAGCAACACCTCGACCTGAATCGCGGCAATGATCGCGGCCGGATTTACCGCATCGTGCCCGACGGATTCAAGCAACCGGCGTTGCCCAAGCTGGGCCGCGCTTCGACGGCGGAACTGGTCCAAACGCTCGGGCACGAGAACGGCTGGCATCGCGACACGGCGGCGCGTTTGCTTTATCAGCGGCAGGACACGTCAGCGATTCCGATGCTGGAGAAGATGCTGGATGGGACCGGCACGGCCTCGGGCCGAGTCCCCGCGCTGTATGCCCTGAGCGGACTGGGCGCCGTGAACGAGAAGCATTTGCTCGACAGATTGTCGGACCCCGACGCGGTCGTGCGCGAGCACGCAGTCAGGCTTTCCAGAAATCTGCTCGCCAAACAGAAGCCGTTTCCCCAAGGCCTGTGGCTGAAGCTGGTGTCGCGTTCGTCCGACCCGGATGCTCGCGTGCGGTATCAACTGGCCTTCCTGCTCGGCGCGGTGGATCGTCCCGAACGCACCCAGGCTTCGTCCGCCATTGCGGCACGAGATTGCGCCGACGCCTGGATTGGCGCGGCGGTGTTGAATTCGTTGGGGGACGCAGCGGATGCTTCGTTCTTTTTCTCCCTGGTTGCGGGAACGAATGCGCGAACTGAATTCCTGGCCAAGAGAGATTCGCTCGCGGGCCGCCAGTTTTTCAACCAGCTTCTCCGTCTGATTGCGGCGCGGAAAAACCTGAAAGACATTGCGGCGATTGTCGCGCACCTCCGAAGCCTGCCAAGCCGCAACGACACCTACACGCTGGCCAGGCCGTTGTTGGATGGGCTCCGATCCGCCGGCCTGGAGTTGCGCGATCTGGATTCGGAGACGCAAAAGCGGCTCAAGGCCATGCAGCAGGATGCTACCGAAGCCGCTCGTGATGGCCACGAGCCCGAAGCCCAACGCATCCCGGCCATTCAATTGCTCGGGGCTCTAAATTGGACCGACGCGGGCGCGACGCTTTCTTCAATCTTGTCGTCGAATCCAGCCGGACCGGTCCAGGCGTCGGCGATCAGCGCGCTGGCGCGTTTCCGTGAAGCGGAAGCCGGGCACGCGATGGTGCGAAGCTGGCCGCAGCTTACGCCCCGCTCCCGCAGCGAAGTTTTGAACGCGCTGACCTCGCGGCCCCAGCAGATCGGCGCTTTGCTGGACGGCCTCGAATCCAACATGATTCAACGCGCCGACCTTTCCGCGACTCAGACGGCCTTCTTGCGCGGGCATGCCGACGCGAAGATTCGCCAGCGCGCGGCGCAGCTTCTGCCGGCGACGCACTCCAAGGATCGCGAGAAAACGATCGAACAATTCCGGTCGTCGCTGGATCTGGCGGGCCATTCGGCTCGCGGCCGGAAGGTTTACCAGGAACGTTGTTTATCCTGCCATCGCGCGGGCAAGGAAGGCTACGCAGTGGGACCGGATTTGGCGAGCGTCCGCTCCAACGGGAAGGAGAAATTGCTCGTGAGTATTCTCGATCCGAACCGCGAAGTGGCGCCGAGTTACTTGAACTACCTGGTCGAGACCAAGGATGGCGAAAGTTACCTGGGCCTGATCGCGACCGAAAACGCCACGAGCGTCACGTTGCGCCAAGCCTTCGGCGTGGAGACCAGCGTGCTTCGATCTAACATCCGCCGCATCCAGAGCCAGAACCAATCGATCATGCCGGAAGGGCTGGAAGCGTCCTTGGCGCCACAGAACCTGGCGGACCTGCTGGAGTTTATGGTCGCGGATGAGGGGGCGCAGTGACGGGCGGCGCCCAGTTCTTTGGAGCGCGCTGCCGGCGTGCAGTCGTTCCATGAAGGCCCTGGGCGGGCTACCAGCCCGCCTCGCGCGGCAACCTGCCGCGTGAAAGGTGGCGGGTAATTCCTTGCGATCCGTCCGGGACTGATCCGCGACCGTGCCGTCCGGCTGGTAGCCGGACGGCACAGGCAAGTTGCCTGTGCCACTGATAAACTTGGGAATGCAACGGGTGCGATGTCCATTGCGACTTTGCACTTCACCTCCGCGTCAAGCCTTGCTATCAATGCTATCAAAAACGAAGACAACATTGTTATGCCGCAACTTCTGGTTAGAAATGTCGAAGACAAAATCGTAAAGAAACTTAAGGAACAAGCCGGTAAGCATGGCGTGTCTGTGGAAGAAGAACATCGTCGTGTCCTTCGTGCGGCGCTGCTTGGGGCCTCTAAGGAACGACCGTCGTTCAAGGAATTCTTGCTCTCAATGCCAGACGTTGGCAATGACCGGGACTTCGAACGCGGTCTCCAAGTTGGGCGTCCTGTCAAACTGTGAGTGGCTTCCTGCTCGACACGAACATCGTAAGCGAGCTTCGCAAGGGAACTCGCGGTGATGCCGGCGTGCGCGCCTGGGTTGGCGGAGTCGAGCCGGAAGAACTTTTCGTCAGCGTGTTGGTGTTGGGAGAAATCCGACAAGGGCTTGAACGCATTCGGCTCCGCGATCAGGTTCAGGCTCGGAACTTGGAAAGGTGGCTACAGGGACTCACGCGCGATTTCGCTGACCGCATCCTGCCGGTTGACGAACGCGTGGCTGACAAATGGGGACGGTTGGGGTTGCAACAGCCCGCACCGGTCCTCGACTCATTGCTGGCGGCAACAGCGCTTGTTCACGATCTTACCGTCGTGAGCCGCGACGAGGACGGATACAAGAACACGGGCGTGCCGGTCATCAATCCATTCTCGAAAAATGAGGAGTGAAATTCGGCACGCCAGAGTGTGGTTCCTCGCTAATTCCTGCCCAACTGGACTGCTGATGACACGGCCCAAACTTGACTGGTTCCTGTTCGCCTGCGCGGGCGAGGCATCGCTCGGACTGCTCGCGGTCGCGCTCGGTTACGCGCTGCACCAGCCGCCCACGGCGCGGCTGCACTGGCGTTTCGCGGACGCTGCTCTCGGACTGGCGGCAAGCGTCCCCCCGCTGCTGTGGTTTGTCAGCCTGTGGAAATTCGAGCCCGTTCTGCTGCGGGACATTCGGCTGGTTTTGGAGCAAACCGTGCAGCCGCTCTTCGCGACGTGGTCGATTTTTCAGTTGGCGGTGATTTCCGCATTGGCGGGTGTCGGCGAAGAGTTGCTGTTCCGGGGATTGATTCAGGAAAGGTTGAGCGCGGTGCTCGGCCCGTTTTCGGCTTTGGTGGTATCCAGCCTTCTGTTCGGGTGCGTGCATCCCATCACGTGGAATTACGCGTGGGTGACGGCACTGATCGGCGTTTATCTGGGCGGCTTGATGATGGCGACGGGCAACCTCCTGTGTCCGATTGTGACCCACGCGGCGTATGATTTCCTGGCGCTGGTCTATTTCTTGAGAATTCGCCGACAGTGAGGAGGCTCTGCTATTCGACCGGTCGCACGGTCGTGAGGATGCGCCGCATCTCTTCCAGGATTCGAGGCGTTTTGACGTCCCGGGCGTTCTGAACGAGTAGCACGAAATTGTCCGCGAGAATTTCCTCCGGGTGGATGACGTACTCCGTGTTCCGGCCAATTTGCTCGCGAAAGCCTTCGGCCTCGTCCGCATCGAGAAGTCGCGGGCCGGACTCCTGATAGGCGGGAAACCATGCTTCGCCACGCTGCTCGACCACCAGAAGGTTGAACGTCAGATAAGCGAAGAACTCGCCGCCTTTCCTCAAATCGTAATTGTCTTCTTTCGAGAACAAAATCGGCACGACCGGCGTTGGCTTTCCCTGCGCGGTTACGGTGATGAAATGCTCGATGACCGGCGCGTCCGGGTTCGTGAGCTTTCGCGCCGCCAGCTCCTTCGGGTACGCCACTTCGCCGCAGAATCTGAAGCCGACGATGCTGTAAAGCGAGTCGCGCAGTTTGCGGTTGTTCCGGCTCAAGATGTGAAAGAGTTCGTGCGTCAGGAGCCGCTCCAACACCGGATCGGGAGCGGCGGCGTGCTTCGCCGAGATGAGGATATTGTTGCCGCGACAGTAGGCCGCGCCGCCTTCCTCCTTGCCGGTCGTTTTCAGGAGCCGAATGACCGAGGGCAACGGGAGCTGGAGACGTTCGATCTTGTTGCTGATACGGCCGAGAACTCGCGTGAGGCGGCCGATTTCCGGGCCTTGCCATCCGAGCGCCTGTTGCGAGACGAACTGAAGAAACTCCTCTTGCGAAACGGGCTGATCCGTCTTCTTCCGGGCAGCGCGGTCGAATGGGCTGAGCGAGTCCACGAAAGCGTCTTTCCGGCCGAGTTCCATCGCCGCTTCGCCGGCATCGGCAAATTTGACGAGGGTTGAAGGCGTAAGCGGGGCGTCGGCGGCCAGACCGACCGGTGCCTGTGCGGTCAGTCCGAGAAACGCGTTGAGAATAAGCATGGCAGGTCGTGTCCCAATGAGGCCGGTGATGGAGCGGAGACGCGGAGTGAAGGCCGAGGCGAACATGCCGAAGTGTAGCCCGAAAATGTCGCAGGTCGCGACAATTTTGGACTGCATGGCAGAGCCCAGTGGAGACACTGCTTTGGGGAGACGGTCGGCGCGGCCAAAGCGGTGTCGCGCTTCGCTTGCCGCAGTCCAAAAGGCCACCGACATGATTCTGTCCTCGTAGCGCAGAGTTGCACTCTTCCGTATCGCCGATTTGCAATCGGCGGCGCGTCGGCCACTCTCAACGCGCCCAGTCAGCCAGACGTCCCGCAGGGATGCAATCATGGGAGTGAGGCGAGCGATCAGTTCGCTTCCCCAATCAAGGCCACCCCACGCCTGGTTTAGGCGCTTTGACGGCGAGCACCTGGCCGGTTCCGAGACCATCCATCATTTTCTCAAAGCCATGCCATTCCGCCGCCGTTGACGTAAACACAGCCACGCCCGTCCACCGCGATCATTCTCTTCAATACGAGCTTCGCATCGAGAAGGCTGCGAAAGAGCTCTCCGCCTCCAGAGAGCCAGATGTCCTTCCCGGCCGTCGCCTTCAGCCCGGCGATGGTAGCGACCGCATCATTGGTTACTGTGACATTCGGATGATCAGACGCGCGCAATGTTTTCG contains these protein-coding regions:
- the hisA gene encoding phosphoribosylformimino-5-aminoimidazole carboxamide ribotide isomerase — protein: MFRPCIDLHEGKVKQIVGGTLGGDPSNLRTNFVADRPSAWFAQLYKKDGLQGGHVIMLGPGNDAAAREALAAYPGGLQIGGGITIDNARQYLDAGASHAIVTSWVFRGGKLDQERLNALVAAVGKSRLVLDLSCRRRGEDYFVVTDRWQKFTELTISKQTLERLAGACAEFLIHAVDVEGLCQGIDASLVERLGQWSPIPTTYAGGARSLADLEQVTRLGRDRIDLTIGSALDIFGGTGIRYADAVAFNHRQK
- a CDS encoding sigma-70 family RNA polymerase sigma factor, with the translated sequence MDRSQEHREPGERVQTFESHGAHPKRSRQNCESQFCKVENLSRLEYNCVEMSSDAEARLLARCRQGEPDAWNELFDAHYSATARFVFQLGADFSREDVEEICQEAFLSVIRNLASFQGASQFQTWLFRIAANKARDFCERQRAAKRGGGQAPLSLQAEDPENGLTLDPPSSAPGPDAQLMNAERMAGVRHALDQLGEPCREIIELRYFADLSYDEIAATLQLNPKTVSSRLSKCLDRLEALARPILAREKSTPFSV
- a CDS encoding c-type cytochrome, with product MRAMTFKRLHALAGFAMLLAAVHGALAAEPSVDSKDLPRIPPTEPARALGTFQVKPGFKMELVAAEPLVVDPIAMSFDENGRLFVVEMIDYSERRDEHLGRVRLLEDTDGDGRFDQSTVYAKDLPWPTAVICYDGGVFVGASPDVLFLKDTNGDGVADTREVIFTGFAAGVERLNVQALLNSFTWGLDNRIHGATSGNGGRVASPKNPQMQLVELRGRDFSFDPRTLDLRAESGGGQHGLSFDDAGRKFVCSNSAHLQMLMYDDADVKANPRFSMPNPLVNIAEDGPAAAVYRISPDEPWRVIRTRWRVAGLVPGPIEGGGHPSGYFTAATGVTIYRGNAWPKEYRGNVIVADCGSNLIHRKQLFPEGASLVGRRPADELKTEFIASKDNWFRPVQFANAPDGTLYVADMYREIIEHPWSLPPNIKQHLDLNRGNDRGRIYRIVPDGFKQPALPKLGRASTAELVQTLGHENGWHRDTAARLLYQRQDTSAIPMLEKMLDGTGTASGRVPALYALSGLGAVNEKHLLDRLSDPDAVVREHAVRLSRNLLAKQKPFPQGLWLKLVSRSSDPDARVRYQLAFLLGAVDRPERTQASSAIAARDCADAWIGAAVLNSLGDAADASFFFSLVAGTNARTEFLAKRDSLAGRQFFNQLLRLIAARKNLKDIAAIVAHLRSLPSRNDTYTLARPLLDGLRSAGLELRDLDSETQKRLKAMQQDATEAARDGHEPEAQRIPAIQLLGALNWTDAGATLSSILSSNPAGPVQASAISALARFREAEAGHAMVRSWPQLTPRSRSEVLNALTSRPQQIGALLDGLESNMIQRADLSATQTAFLRGHADAKIRQRAAQLLPATHSKDREKTIEQFRSSLDLAGHSARGRKVYQERCLSCHRAGKEGYAVGPDLASVRSNGKEKLLVSILDPNREVAPSYLNYLVETKDGESYLGLIATENATSVTLRQAFGVETSVLRSNIRRIQSQNQSIMPEGLEASLAPQNLADLLEFMVADEGAQ
- a CDS encoding DNA-binding protein, whose product is MPQLLVRNVEDKIVKKLKEQAGKHGVSVEEEHRRVLRAALLGASKERPSFKEFLLSMPDVGNDRDFERGLQVGRPVKL
- a CDS encoding type II toxin-antitoxin system VapC family toxin codes for the protein MSGFLLDTNIVSELRKGTRGDAGVRAWVGGVEPEELFVSVLVLGEIRQGLERIRLRDQVQARNLERWLQGLTRDFADRILPVDERVADKWGRLGLQQPAPVLDSLLAATALVHDLTVVSRDEDGYKNTGVPVINPFSKNEE
- a CDS encoding CPBP family intramembrane metalloprotease — protein: MRSEIRHARVWFLANSCPTGLLMTRPKLDWFLFACAGEASLGLLAVALGYALHQPPTARLHWRFADAALGLAASVPPLLWFVSLWKFEPVLLRDIRLVLEQTVQPLFATWSIFQLAVISALAGVGEELLFRGLIQERLSAVLGPFSALVVSSLLFGCVHPITWNYAWVTALIGVYLGGLMMATGNLLCPIVTHAAYDFLALVYFLRIRRQ